A stretch of the Ornithodoros turicata isolate Travis chromosome 4, ASM3712646v1, whole genome shotgun sequence genome encodes the following:
- the LOC135391792 gene encoding death-associated inhibitor of apoptosis 1-like isoform X4, with translation MQGFNWELTVRDEDYAMSAEVYQSRAISPAYGKTIDQRKNEVVEEYPSPLVIEDVECKRLTRDQQHQGRRQCQPNASQKRIQSFIVLFSIPDDFKLLGNAYDLFLRLCPPKHPEFKNIATRLRSYRNGSGVHWKSRGPLSVAGLFLSGDIVLCFHCGGAHGGWSEGDDPHVEHSRWYPECFFTRFTLGDNVVNFIRREHHTYLNRLEERGRTETKGAVKALVDARFGSEDIRFYEASGIKVQVLYLAASSLREDASKDDIEAKLSELCTFRLEWRTIPRVNQCSDRTLACPGHVPDMLRPEDQPGPSQPFELAGPTGGFGYLNRSRYPKYADLSKRLATFDRFPHTPTELLNPGSMANSGLFYAGEGDNTTCFHCGGGLSHWEPFDDPAKEHMRWHPSCEYILWMLRHTSSAHLGPPDNIRPMGSCPGASVTTDHVTVMPPVLPERTADVTRPQNPGTVQRQEANGATYQTERHIIPQKEPAYRRYATLADREASFQGYPAIAKRNTQKMAKAGFFYTGTEDRTTCFQCGNSVCSWDVDDDPLVEHARWFPECPYVELQLGDLAINDVTQTHRNLIAEQHEAEMSKSDGLTEMMLHHLMSAYVVRRLLSQGIDDFLMDLAIRTRLNSTGLIDVLDEQDVRRALADVISLPKNGRTLEVPKADSGDLSKCVMCGTEGRHTIFFPCNHLVACRGCASHSTVCPSCTRPITSRRDVFLA, from the exons CACTGTAAGAGACGAGGACTACGCTATGAGTGCTGAAGTGTACCAGAGCCGTGCCATTTCGCCTGCATACG GTAAGACGATTGACCAAAGGAAGAACGAAGTTGTGGAAGAGTACCCTTCTCCTCTCGTTATAGAGGATGTCGAG TGTAAGAGACTCACCAGGGACCAGCAGCATCAGGGACGAAGGCAATGTCAACCAAATGCCAGCCAAAA GCGCATACAATCCTTCATAGTCTTATTTAGTATTCCTGACGACTTCAAGCTCTTGGGAAACGCATACGACTTGTTCCTAAGACTATGCCCTCCGAAGCACCCGGAATTCAAAAATATCGCCACACGTCTGCGAAGCTACCGGAATGGAAGCGGCGTTCACTGGAAGAGCAGAGGCCCTTTGTCAGTAGCAGGGCTGTTTTTGAGCG GGGACATCGTGCTTTGTTTTCACTGTGGTGGTGCTCATGGAGGGTGGAGTGAGGGAGATGACCCGCATGTCGAACACAGCCGCTGGTATCCAGAGTGCTTCTTCACCAGATTCACATTAGGGGATAATGTGGTCAATTTTATCCGCAGGGAACACCATACGTACCTGAACAGG CTTGAAGAACGCGGACGCACAGAGACTAAGGGCGCAGTAAAGGCGCTAGTGGACGCTCGCTTTGGCAGTGAAGACATCCGTTTTTATGAGGCTTCAGGAATTAAAGTACAAGTCCTGTACCTCGCAGCATCTTCGCTGAGAGAGGATGCTTCCAAAGATGACATCGAGGCGAAACTCTCTGAGCTTTGCACCTTCAGACTGGAGTGGAGAAC AATACCACGTGTCAATCAATGCTCAGATC GCACGTTGGCATGTCCGGGGCATGTCCCTGATATGTTACGACCTGAG GACCAGCCAGGACCTTCCCAACCGTTCGAACTAGCAGGTCCGACTGGTGGATTTGGATATTTAAACCGCTCCAGGTACCCTAA GTACGCGGACCTGTCGAAAAGGTTGGCTACATTCGACCGGTTCCCGCACACTCCCACGGAGCTCCTCAATCCTGGAAGTATGGCTAACTCTGGGCTGTTTTACGCAG GGGAAGGCGATAACACAACCTGCTTCCACTGTGGAGGTGGACTCTCGCACTGGGAACCTTTCGACGATCCAGCCAAGGAACACATGAGATGGCACCCAAGCTGCGAATACATCCTGTGGATGCTAA GGCATACGTCGTCCGCACATTTGGGACCACCTGATAACATAAGGCCTATGGGAAGTTGCCCTGGAG CATCCGTCACGACAGATCATGTGACCGTGATGCCGCCAGTGCTGCCCGAACGAACAGCAGACGTAACTAGGCCCCAGAACCCGGGAACCGTCCAGCGCCAAGAAGCTAACGGAGCGACATACCAGACCGAGAGGCACATTATACCACAGAAGGAACCAGCATACCGCCGGTACGCAACGTTGGCAGACAGAGAGGCATCTTTTCAAGGCTACCCAGCGATTGCAAAGAGAAATACGCAAAAAATGGCGAAGGCGGGCTTTTTCTACACAG GGACTGAGGACCGTACGACGTGTTTTCAGTGTGGAAACAGCGTTTGTAGTTGGGATGTTGACGATGACCCATTGGTGGAACATGCCAGATGGTTCCCGGAGTGCCCGTACGTCGAACTCCAGCTTGGTGACCTGGCCATCAACGACGTTACGCAGACGCACCGAAACCTGATTGCGGAA CAACATGAAGCAGAAATGAGCAAGTCTGACGGGCTAACCGAAATGATGCTGCACCATCTGATGTCAGCGTATGTCGTTCGCCGTCTGCTTTCCCAAGGCATTGACGATTTCCTCATGGACTTGGCGATTCGAACAAGGTTAAACAGCACTGGATTGATTGACGTCTTGGATGAACAAGACGTTCGCAGAGCACTAGCTGATGTCATCTCCCTGCCAAAGAATGGCAGAACATTGGAAGTTCCAA
- the LOC135391792 gene encoding death-associated inhibitor of apoptosis 1-like isoform X3, producing the protein MQGFNWELTVRDEDYAMSAEVYQSRAISPAYGKTIDQRKNEVVEEYPSPLVIEDVEQCKRLTRDQQHQGRRQCQPNASQKRIQSFIVLFSIPDDFKLLGNAYDLFLRLCPPKHPEFKNIATRLRSYRNGSGVHWKSRGPLSVAGLFLSGDIVLCFHCGGAHGGWSEGDDPHVEHSRWYPECFFTRFTLGDNVVNFIRREHHTYLNRLEERGRTETKGAVKALVDARFGSEDIRFYEASGIKVQVLYLAASSLREDASKDDIEAKLSELCTFRLEWRTIPRVNQCSDRTLACPGHVPDMLRPEDQPGPSQPFELAGPTGGFGYLNRSRYPKYADLSKRLATFDRFPHTPTELLNPGSMANSGLFYAGEGDNTTCFHCGGGLSHWEPFDDPAKEHMRWHPSCEYILWMLRHTSSAHLGPPDNIRPMGSCPGASVTTDHVTVMPPVLPERTADVTRPQNPGTVQRQEANGATYQTERHIIPQKEPAYRRYATLADREASFQGYPAIAKRNTQKMAKAGFFYTGTEDRTTCFQCGNSVCSWDVDDDPLVEHARWFPECPYVELQLGDLAINDVTQTHRNLIAEQHEAEMSKSDGLTEMMLHHLMSAYVVRRLLSQGIDDFLMDLAIRTRLNSTGLIDVLDEQDVRRALADVISLPKNGRTLEVPKADSGDLSKCVMCGTEGRHTIFFPCNHLVACRGCASHSTVCPSCTRPITSRRDVFLA; encoded by the exons CACTGTAAGAGACGAGGACTACGCTATGAGTGCTGAAGTGTACCAGAGCCGTGCCATTTCGCCTGCATACG GTAAGACGATTGACCAAAGGAAGAACGAAGTTGTGGAAGAGTACCCTTCTCCTCTCGTTATAGAGGATGTCGAG CAGTGTAAGAGACTCACCAGGGACCAGCAGCATCAGGGACGAAGGCAATGTCAACCAAATGCCAGCCAAAA GCGCATACAATCCTTCATAGTCTTATTTAGTATTCCTGACGACTTCAAGCTCTTGGGAAACGCATACGACTTGTTCCTAAGACTATGCCCTCCGAAGCACCCGGAATTCAAAAATATCGCCACACGTCTGCGAAGCTACCGGAATGGAAGCGGCGTTCACTGGAAGAGCAGAGGCCCTTTGTCAGTAGCAGGGCTGTTTTTGAGCG GGGACATCGTGCTTTGTTTTCACTGTGGTGGTGCTCATGGAGGGTGGAGTGAGGGAGATGACCCGCATGTCGAACACAGCCGCTGGTATCCAGAGTGCTTCTTCACCAGATTCACATTAGGGGATAATGTGGTCAATTTTATCCGCAGGGAACACCATACGTACCTGAACAGG CTTGAAGAACGCGGACGCACAGAGACTAAGGGCGCAGTAAAGGCGCTAGTGGACGCTCGCTTTGGCAGTGAAGACATCCGTTTTTATGAGGCTTCAGGAATTAAAGTACAAGTCCTGTACCTCGCAGCATCTTCGCTGAGAGAGGATGCTTCCAAAGATGACATCGAGGCGAAACTCTCTGAGCTTTGCACCTTCAGACTGGAGTGGAGAAC AATACCACGTGTCAATCAATGCTCAGATC GCACGTTGGCATGTCCGGGGCATGTCCCTGATATGTTACGACCTGAG GACCAGCCAGGACCTTCCCAACCGTTCGAACTAGCAGGTCCGACTGGTGGATTTGGATATTTAAACCGCTCCAGGTACCCTAA GTACGCGGACCTGTCGAAAAGGTTGGCTACATTCGACCGGTTCCCGCACACTCCCACGGAGCTCCTCAATCCTGGAAGTATGGCTAACTCTGGGCTGTTTTACGCAG GGGAAGGCGATAACACAACCTGCTTCCACTGTGGAGGTGGACTCTCGCACTGGGAACCTTTCGACGATCCAGCCAAGGAACACATGAGATGGCACCCAAGCTGCGAATACATCCTGTGGATGCTAA GGCATACGTCGTCCGCACATTTGGGACCACCTGATAACATAAGGCCTATGGGAAGTTGCCCTGGAG CATCCGTCACGACAGATCATGTGACCGTGATGCCGCCAGTGCTGCCCGAACGAACAGCAGACGTAACTAGGCCCCAGAACCCGGGAACCGTCCAGCGCCAAGAAGCTAACGGAGCGACATACCAGACCGAGAGGCACATTATACCACAGAAGGAACCAGCATACCGCCGGTACGCAACGTTGGCAGACAGAGAGGCATCTTTTCAAGGCTACCCAGCGATTGCAAAGAGAAATACGCAAAAAATGGCGAAGGCGGGCTTTTTCTACACAG GGACTGAGGACCGTACGACGTGTTTTCAGTGTGGAAACAGCGTTTGTAGTTGGGATGTTGACGATGACCCATTGGTGGAACATGCCAGATGGTTCCCGGAGTGCCCGTACGTCGAACTCCAGCTTGGTGACCTGGCCATCAACGACGTTACGCAGACGCACCGAAACCTGATTGCGGAA CAACATGAAGCAGAAATGAGCAAGTCTGACGGGCTAACCGAAATGATGCTGCACCATCTGATGTCAGCGTATGTCGTTCGCCGTCTGCTTTCCCAAGGCATTGACGATTTCCTCATGGACTTGGCGATTCGAACAAGGTTAAACAGCACTGGATTGATTGACGTCTTGGATGAACAAGACGTTCGCAGAGCACTAGCTGATGTCATCTCCCTGCCAAAGAATGGCAGAACATTGGAAGTTCCAA
- the LOC135391792 gene encoding death-associated inhibitor of apoptosis 1-like isoform X1, which yields MYESNRDGRYVSSMFFMSRVCSMSSTYTSTPIALDFFQYIVLLGQSKHSYLRMSKSVPGLNGKTIDQRKNEVVEEYPSPLVIEDVEQCKRLTRDQQHQGRRQCQPNASQKRIQSFIVLFSIPDDFKLLGNAYDLFLRLCPPKHPEFKNIATRLRSYRNGSGVHWKSRGPLSVAGLFLSGDIVLCFHCGGAHGGWSEGDDPHVEHSRWYPECFFTRFTLGDNVVNFIRREHHTYLNRLEERGRTETKGAVKALVDARFGSEDIRFYEASGIKVQVLYLAASSLREDASKDDIEAKLSELCTFRLEWRTIPRVNQCSDRTLACPGHVPDMLRPEDQPGPSQPFELAGPTGGFGYLNRSRYPKYADLSKRLATFDRFPHTPTELLNPGSMANSGLFYAGEGDNTTCFHCGGGLSHWEPFDDPAKEHMRWHPSCEYILWMLRHTSSAHLGPPDNIRPMGSCPGASVTTDHVTVMPPVLPERTADVTRPQNPGTVQRQEANGATYQTERHIIPQKEPAYRRYATLADREASFQGYPAIAKRNTQKMAKAGFFYTGTEDRTTCFQCGNSVCSWDVDDDPLVEHARWFPECPYVELQLGDLAINDVTQTHRNLIAEQHEAEMSKSDGLTEMMLHHLMSAYVVRRLLSQGIDDFLMDLAIRTRLNSTGLIDVLDEQDVRRALADVISLPKNGRTLEVPKADSGDLSKCVMCGTEGRHTIFFPCNHLVACRGCASHSTVCPSCTRPITSRRDVFLA from the exons atgtacgagagcaatagggatggacggtatgtgtcttcaATGTTCTTTatgtcacgagtctgttcaatgTCTTCCACCTacacgtccacccctattgcactcgacttttttcagtacattgtgctgcttgggcaatcAAAGCATTCTTACCTCCGGATGTCAAAATCTGTCCCAGGGTTGAACG GTAAGACGATTGACCAAAGGAAGAACGAAGTTGTGGAAGAGTACCCTTCTCCTCTCGTTATAGAGGATGTCGAG CAGTGTAAGAGACTCACCAGGGACCAGCAGCATCAGGGACGAAGGCAATGTCAACCAAATGCCAGCCAAAA GCGCATACAATCCTTCATAGTCTTATTTAGTATTCCTGACGACTTCAAGCTCTTGGGAAACGCATACGACTTGTTCCTAAGACTATGCCCTCCGAAGCACCCGGAATTCAAAAATATCGCCACACGTCTGCGAAGCTACCGGAATGGAAGCGGCGTTCACTGGAAGAGCAGAGGCCCTTTGTCAGTAGCAGGGCTGTTTTTGAGCG GGGACATCGTGCTTTGTTTTCACTGTGGTGGTGCTCATGGAGGGTGGAGTGAGGGAGATGACCCGCATGTCGAACACAGCCGCTGGTATCCAGAGTGCTTCTTCACCAGATTCACATTAGGGGATAATGTGGTCAATTTTATCCGCAGGGAACACCATACGTACCTGAACAGG CTTGAAGAACGCGGACGCACAGAGACTAAGGGCGCAGTAAAGGCGCTAGTGGACGCTCGCTTTGGCAGTGAAGACATCCGTTTTTATGAGGCTTCAGGAATTAAAGTACAAGTCCTGTACCTCGCAGCATCTTCGCTGAGAGAGGATGCTTCCAAAGATGACATCGAGGCGAAACTCTCTGAGCTTTGCACCTTCAGACTGGAGTGGAGAAC AATACCACGTGTCAATCAATGCTCAGATC GCACGTTGGCATGTCCGGGGCATGTCCCTGATATGTTACGACCTGAG GACCAGCCAGGACCTTCCCAACCGTTCGAACTAGCAGGTCCGACTGGTGGATTTGGATATTTAAACCGCTCCAGGTACCCTAA GTACGCGGACCTGTCGAAAAGGTTGGCTACATTCGACCGGTTCCCGCACACTCCCACGGAGCTCCTCAATCCTGGAAGTATGGCTAACTCTGGGCTGTTTTACGCAG GGGAAGGCGATAACACAACCTGCTTCCACTGTGGAGGTGGACTCTCGCACTGGGAACCTTTCGACGATCCAGCCAAGGAACACATGAGATGGCACCCAAGCTGCGAATACATCCTGTGGATGCTAA GGCATACGTCGTCCGCACATTTGGGACCACCTGATAACATAAGGCCTATGGGAAGTTGCCCTGGAG CATCCGTCACGACAGATCATGTGACCGTGATGCCGCCAGTGCTGCCCGAACGAACAGCAGACGTAACTAGGCCCCAGAACCCGGGAACCGTCCAGCGCCAAGAAGCTAACGGAGCGACATACCAGACCGAGAGGCACATTATACCACAGAAGGAACCAGCATACCGCCGGTACGCAACGTTGGCAGACAGAGAGGCATCTTTTCAAGGCTACCCAGCGATTGCAAAGAGAAATACGCAAAAAATGGCGAAGGCGGGCTTTTTCTACACAG GGACTGAGGACCGTACGACGTGTTTTCAGTGTGGAAACAGCGTTTGTAGTTGGGATGTTGACGATGACCCATTGGTGGAACATGCCAGATGGTTCCCGGAGTGCCCGTACGTCGAACTCCAGCTTGGTGACCTGGCCATCAACGACGTTACGCAGACGCACCGAAACCTGATTGCGGAA CAACATGAAGCAGAAATGAGCAAGTCTGACGGGCTAACCGAAATGATGCTGCACCATCTGATGTCAGCGTATGTCGTTCGCCGTCTGCTTTCCCAAGGCATTGACGATTTCCTCATGGACTTGGCGATTCGAACAAGGTTAAACAGCACTGGATTGATTGACGTCTTGGATGAACAAGACGTTCGCAGAGCACTAGCTGATGTCATCTCCCTGCCAAAGAATGGCAGAACATTGGAAGTTCCAA
- the LOC135391792 gene encoding death-associated inhibitor of apoptosis 1-like isoform X2 has translation MYESNRDGRYVSSMFFMSRVCSMSSTYTSTPIALDFFQYIVLLGQSKHSYLRMSKSVPGLNGKTIDQRKNEVVEEYPSPLVIEDVECKRLTRDQQHQGRRQCQPNASQKRIQSFIVLFSIPDDFKLLGNAYDLFLRLCPPKHPEFKNIATRLRSYRNGSGVHWKSRGPLSVAGLFLSGDIVLCFHCGGAHGGWSEGDDPHVEHSRWYPECFFTRFTLGDNVVNFIRREHHTYLNRLEERGRTETKGAVKALVDARFGSEDIRFYEASGIKVQVLYLAASSLREDASKDDIEAKLSELCTFRLEWRTIPRVNQCSDRTLACPGHVPDMLRPEDQPGPSQPFELAGPTGGFGYLNRSRYPKYADLSKRLATFDRFPHTPTELLNPGSMANSGLFYAGEGDNTTCFHCGGGLSHWEPFDDPAKEHMRWHPSCEYILWMLRHTSSAHLGPPDNIRPMGSCPGASVTTDHVTVMPPVLPERTADVTRPQNPGTVQRQEANGATYQTERHIIPQKEPAYRRYATLADREASFQGYPAIAKRNTQKMAKAGFFYTGTEDRTTCFQCGNSVCSWDVDDDPLVEHARWFPECPYVELQLGDLAINDVTQTHRNLIAEQHEAEMSKSDGLTEMMLHHLMSAYVVRRLLSQGIDDFLMDLAIRTRLNSTGLIDVLDEQDVRRALADVISLPKNGRTLEVPKADSGDLSKCVMCGTEGRHTIFFPCNHLVACRGCASHSTVCPSCTRPITSRRDVFLA, from the exons atgtacgagagcaatagggatggacggtatgtgtcttcaATGTTCTTTatgtcacgagtctgttcaatgTCTTCCACCTacacgtccacccctattgcactcgacttttttcagtacattgtgctgcttgggcaatcAAAGCATTCTTACCTCCGGATGTCAAAATCTGTCCCAGGGTTGAACG GTAAGACGATTGACCAAAGGAAGAACGAAGTTGTGGAAGAGTACCCTTCTCCTCTCGTTATAGAGGATGTCGAG TGTAAGAGACTCACCAGGGACCAGCAGCATCAGGGACGAAGGCAATGTCAACCAAATGCCAGCCAAAA GCGCATACAATCCTTCATAGTCTTATTTAGTATTCCTGACGACTTCAAGCTCTTGGGAAACGCATACGACTTGTTCCTAAGACTATGCCCTCCGAAGCACCCGGAATTCAAAAATATCGCCACACGTCTGCGAAGCTACCGGAATGGAAGCGGCGTTCACTGGAAGAGCAGAGGCCCTTTGTCAGTAGCAGGGCTGTTTTTGAGCG GGGACATCGTGCTTTGTTTTCACTGTGGTGGTGCTCATGGAGGGTGGAGTGAGGGAGATGACCCGCATGTCGAACACAGCCGCTGGTATCCAGAGTGCTTCTTCACCAGATTCACATTAGGGGATAATGTGGTCAATTTTATCCGCAGGGAACACCATACGTACCTGAACAGG CTTGAAGAACGCGGACGCACAGAGACTAAGGGCGCAGTAAAGGCGCTAGTGGACGCTCGCTTTGGCAGTGAAGACATCCGTTTTTATGAGGCTTCAGGAATTAAAGTACAAGTCCTGTACCTCGCAGCATCTTCGCTGAGAGAGGATGCTTCCAAAGATGACATCGAGGCGAAACTCTCTGAGCTTTGCACCTTCAGACTGGAGTGGAGAAC AATACCACGTGTCAATCAATGCTCAGATC GCACGTTGGCATGTCCGGGGCATGTCCCTGATATGTTACGACCTGAG GACCAGCCAGGACCTTCCCAACCGTTCGAACTAGCAGGTCCGACTGGTGGATTTGGATATTTAAACCGCTCCAGGTACCCTAA GTACGCGGACCTGTCGAAAAGGTTGGCTACATTCGACCGGTTCCCGCACACTCCCACGGAGCTCCTCAATCCTGGAAGTATGGCTAACTCTGGGCTGTTTTACGCAG GGGAAGGCGATAACACAACCTGCTTCCACTGTGGAGGTGGACTCTCGCACTGGGAACCTTTCGACGATCCAGCCAAGGAACACATGAGATGGCACCCAAGCTGCGAATACATCCTGTGGATGCTAA GGCATACGTCGTCCGCACATTTGGGACCACCTGATAACATAAGGCCTATGGGAAGTTGCCCTGGAG CATCCGTCACGACAGATCATGTGACCGTGATGCCGCCAGTGCTGCCCGAACGAACAGCAGACGTAACTAGGCCCCAGAACCCGGGAACCGTCCAGCGCCAAGAAGCTAACGGAGCGACATACCAGACCGAGAGGCACATTATACCACAGAAGGAACCAGCATACCGCCGGTACGCAACGTTGGCAGACAGAGAGGCATCTTTTCAAGGCTACCCAGCGATTGCAAAGAGAAATACGCAAAAAATGGCGAAGGCGGGCTTTTTCTACACAG GGACTGAGGACCGTACGACGTGTTTTCAGTGTGGAAACAGCGTTTGTAGTTGGGATGTTGACGATGACCCATTGGTGGAACATGCCAGATGGTTCCCGGAGTGCCCGTACGTCGAACTCCAGCTTGGTGACCTGGCCATCAACGACGTTACGCAGACGCACCGAAACCTGATTGCGGAA CAACATGAAGCAGAAATGAGCAAGTCTGACGGGCTAACCGAAATGATGCTGCACCATCTGATGTCAGCGTATGTCGTTCGCCGTCTGCTTTCCCAAGGCATTGACGATTTCCTCATGGACTTGGCGATTCGAACAAGGTTAAACAGCACTGGATTGATTGACGTCTTGGATGAACAAGACGTTCGCAGAGCACTAGCTGATGTCATCTCCCTGCCAAAGAATGGCAGAACATTGGAAGTTCCAA